In the genome of Aedes aegypti strain LVP_AGWG chromosome 2, AaegL5.0 Primary Assembly, whole genome shotgun sequence, the window gtcaaactttcgttgcatggaaccaattgaggATAGAatctttttcaacattttatgtcagggcgtttctaggcctatcataaggttgctttgaggtgtattagtttttgcataaatgcttgaaaacaatttttggcccatagtggggcaaaagttcgaatcagcggggcaaaagttcgacccatgtataaaatcacggaaaaatgtgcaaattgcctaaaatccacatattatcttcaaatttagttaaatttgtctgatcgtgtgaaaactgtcaccaaaattttacatttccacttagttttgcgaaaactgctatttttgagtatatttcaattaacccggttttgggcattttttgatgaaaattttagtgtgtatttttcgtcaaacttaagtttacggtggtgcaaagtatgcctgtcataaaagtatcgattttttgtgtttttgtcagcaaacttttgcccaacactagattcgaactcttgccccaccggtggggcaaaagttcgaataagacaattaattttgaaactgttataactaaaaatgggtaaatattttgacacaagtttgttcaacaaaataatagccaatatgttgaaggttcattgtatggtatttgttttgttttaactgctattattttcctggaaactttgattataccactaaggtcgaacttttgccccaccttactctatacatagtcctctcctattcttgttgcaacgatattattccgcaacatcagtttatcataacttgaacagaatatgccATTGATCACTCATCTCGTACGGAACGATTTAATAAACTTTGCGTTGAAGTTTTTTAGATCTTTCTTCGAGTTGATAAACATCGGTACAACATCAAATATCAACCATAAAACAAATCTGATCtattgtttaaaataattattcacgagttgaaaaggttgccaCAATGTTGCACCCCGTGTTTGTCATTTCTTTCttgtcatttttcttgagaGTGTATCCCAATCCGCCAAATTTGggacaaaaaattttgagcgCGTTTATTTGTTTTGCGTCTGTTTCAATGACAACTTGATTCGCTGATAAACTTCACTCTCCCTCCTTTTCAAACGATCATGGTtcatcaataaaatatttttctacttGTTCGTTTTGATCAtcaatgaatcaaaatccgtgtTATAACAGATTTTGTTTCACTGTAAAGGgcaaacacgaaattattgcgacatcgaaaatgtcatgccaattttcttataatgtttagaatcaaaccaaaatattAGGGTAGTTATTAACATACACGTCAACGCTGATCTACTCAAatctgagttgtttcaacgcaagaATACCGATAGGttttgggttgagagaataatcgatatacttaattttgggtaaagtcaacGCAAAAAATAggttaaatattttttccgtgtatatttacttcaaaaatcaaaataaaaattaaacgatggagccttgagtgtaaaattgaaaatttcgcttgatgccctccatcaaagtaTTTACAGTGTCATCCGCAGTGATGTAAATattcgacactttgcgcgacgttcgtttcgttgccatgatCAGCAGTCACAGTACGAGCTgtagaatgaacgtcgacaaacacaaaaaaatatcatttgaatGTCGTCTtacacgatgacatttgcataaatcataagttttgcatataattcagacatcggatcaaaaacaacatgaatagtttgatctgacctgttatgtcgaatgtgacacacatacagtgaaagcagaacagaaTCAGACAAAACCGTTATGTTTCCTAGCGAAGCTATCACggtaattttgacatttttcttttcgacattcgtttgatagCTCGTGTTGTGCatgtttaagggaagcgctgcagaatatcagcgaaaacgtgtcgactaccgtgattgcttacaacactggtcatccggtaccagtttctcagtttttttttttccattttcttaacatgttcTTCTCGTCTTTGgctgtcttcttgctcttccgaagttccagCTTCATTATTGCtcagtactgctccaccgggcgcagctccggacagtttggcggattcatgtcctttggaacaaaatggacagaattggcctcataaCACTCCAgtacacttttagaatagtggcatgatgccgaatctggccaaaatagcagtgaaaaactccaaccccggaatttgcttaaaatcggcttctatatacgtttcgtcgtacatcacacagcagccatattttgtcagcatcttctcgtagagcttccgtgtccgagttttagccgtcgattgcTGCCGCTCATtgcggtttgggaagttctgtaccttgtatgtatgtagtccagggcccagatagccgtagcggtaaacgcgcagctattcagcaagacaagctgagggtcgtgggttcgaatcctaccggtcgaggatgttttcgagttggaaattttctcgacttcccagggcatagagtatcttcgtacctgccacacaatatacgcatgcaaaaatggtcattggtatagtaagctctcagttaataactgtggaagtgttcataagaacactaagctgagaagcaggctctgtcccaatagggacgtaacgccagaaagaagaagctctgcgacatgccgatctttttagccaaatcacggcttgagacgttgggatttgctttaatcatccgcttcacctttctctccgtctttttgttcttcggtctcggttttcttccagctcctttgccgtggtccaacaTCAAACGCTCCTGGAActgcttcaacactctggagacggttaAATGATGAATGTTAAActtttttcccaactgccgatgcgacaggtcaggaaattccaggtgtttgcaAAGAATTTattctctcgactcgcgttgattcacctccattttcattgaatcgaaaaacacatgacagcatgtaaacaatacacatcaatgaaaaagtgtgcaaaatttggtgtTCTGATCTATAATAAGGAccctcctgttccactgatccacatctgtgggatggacaacgtttgaaatttctttcaaaatcgacactttttcgtaagcAACcgcgatttttttaaacaactaTATTCGACATTGCCAGgcgggtaattttgttttgtacaaggtcaccatgatttgcaatcatattttattctaaaaaatgacccttagctgatccataactgtgggatgactgtatctatggaaaatgcttatgaAAACGAACCtggaaagtgagaacttttgagtggcaaaaattaaaacatttcgtgtgaaatgtttcccatacaaagatgagtatccggaatttgaagctgtccgtaatatgaatcaaaatggtatACTTCACAGGGGCCTCAAGTGTCTGTAATgtgattcaaaacggtaaatgatTTGATGGCGTTGCACggatgtgacaaatatgcaatCATCAACAATACAAGCGTGAATTTTCATCCTATTGTCAGTTCATTTCCATCAGCACTTCACTATAAATAGGTAAAGCCAGTATAACCCAATCTGCTGAATGCACTTGCATCTTAAAACAACAACTAAAATTCCATCATGGCCCATTGCACATACATACCATTTTATGATTATTGTCTCTTGAGCTCACGTAACGTAATAACATGCACTTTGCATCCACGAAGACAGCATTAAAATCTTCAATTAATAGCCATTTAATCGTTACTTAACCTCTACCTTATTTTTTGCTTTCCTTTACTCTCCTACGCAGCACAAAACCAGCAAGACACCAGCAATGTGTTCAACACCAGTTCGTGCCTGGAGAAACCCTACCGCTGTCCTCATCCGCGAATAAAGTTCTACCTTTACACCAAACGCACCCAGCAAAATCCGGAACTGATCGACGTCCTGGACCAGGAATCCCTCTACAACACCCATTGGAACCCGAAGCACCCAGTGAAAATAGTCATCCACGGGTTCGGTGGGGGTCGCAACCTTTCTCCAAGTCCCGATATGCGAAAGGCTTACTTCATCCGGGGCAATTACAACATCATCATCGTCGATTACGGTTCTGCGGTGACGGAGCCATGTCTGAGTCAGATTGAGTGGGCACCTCGCTTCGGGAGCCTCTGCGTGTCACAACTAGTCAAATATTTGGCCAAGCATCCTCGGGGGGTTCCTCCGGATAGTATGCATCTGATCGGGTACAGTGTGGGGGCGCACATCGCCGGATTGGTGGCAAACTATCTGACGCCGGAAGAGGGCAAGCTGGGCAGAATTACCGGGCTGGATCCAACCATTTTCTTCTACGCTGGAACGAACAATTCGAGGGATTTGGACACGAGTGATGCACATTTTGTGGACATTATCCATACTGGAGCGGGAATTCTGGGCCAATGGAGCGCGAGTGGCCATGCGGATTTTTATGTCAATGGTGGAACTAGTCAGCCGGGGTGTGCGAGCACTACAATATTTCGTGAGTAAATGAAAGTGAtatacactgtaacctcaatttcGATTCACTGTAACCACAATCGAGGTTCGCAAATTCAATTGGTTCATAAGTTGAATCAGTTCATAAAGCGAGGGAGTTTAGTTATTAAAGCGAGGTTTTGCTTTTTGTAAtccaggtaccgtaaaacgtggtaactttgatagtttttttccaaaaataacttgaatattAATGCAattaaagaattataatttatatttttaaaacaagtactggcatccttaGCTATctattgcagttgatagattgccaaaagatttatttcggatagatatatatttttcatataatcgaaagtcggttttctgttttggggtaactttgataatgcggcatccacaaattacgtaacgctctagggggaggggaggagtaggctcaagcgttacggctcatacaaaaatttaatatttttcatacaaaaagcgttaaggagggggggagggggtccaaaatttccaattttagcgttacgtaataaatggacgctgcctaatggAGTATTAATCGATCAAAGatgaatgaattacgtaacatttgtaaggcattgcatacctctgagcgtttaacgttatatggaaattcctgacttagattacaaaaattgtcccagtttgtgaaaatgctaatCGCTAAGAGATTCCATATTCTAGTTCTATGATAACAAGGCTGTCAAAGATGAGTGACCATAAAAAAagaagataagtgaccaactattcaaaactacatgaaatagtgatcgtagaacagattgtttgtaatcgtttcgaaaatgctaaaatcgcatcagtttttaatattcgtaaataaaacctcaaatgttcttgattcaaatgaaaacagctctgaCATTAAGTGTCACACTAATATTCATTAGTTTTGAAtacgttttgcttaaccgattaacagaagtTTTGATATAttgtttagtatgtggtgggaaacgcactatcaaagttacccgcattatcaaagataccccgttttacggtacttaaaaACAAATCATTGCAAATATTACAAAACAATATGCCTTTTTAGTATGCTAAAAATATTAATGTACCAGCAGTTCCATTTCTTACCGCAAAAAAATATCCCAAATCgcgataatttttttgtttctcaatatttttgcaccattttttcacaagttatcaaaaaactcttcttatgTAAGAATCCCTGTCGatttcgatgttccttgggggaccgacattctccatggAATGTTTTTTAGGCGGTAATTTTGTTTCTGGtacatttatcaaaaaaaaatatatatataaaatgtgggctatacaatgccaggtaataaggagttACTCTTAAGAAATCATTAAAATCGGTTTAGTATTCTTGGATGTTTTTTTATGTATTCAAGATATTTTTGGCCAGTATTATACCAAAACCCTAAATGATGATTACTCatagacggctgcaccaaattgcttcattttttttttcaatacatacTCTCATGCATTGTTCCGAAGAGTTAATATCCGAATACTATAAAgaaatctgtagcctgagaaatttacgtgggttatggctacgcgtcggtccccaaggATTTTTGAATATCTTCGAATCcatatgaccaatgatcaaaatcgaTACACATTCTTagaatagaagagttttttgaaatttgtgaaaaaatggtgctgAAACATTCAGAAGCAAAGAAATTATCGTGATATGAGTATACTTTTGTGGTGGAAAAAAgactgccggtagaggggttaattacTTGCATGGTTCTTAATCATTCTAAATTATGTTCAAGTCaagatcttagaaaaaaaaacttggagtTCAGGCTTATGATACTTCGTTAGTACATCATTTCTAAGAACAAGAATATCCCACAACTCTAGTCAATAAaggttgttacatttttcaacattgtttATTTCGACAAGATTCCCGTTTTGGTAACTTGGTGAGAACAATAAGTATTCTACTTCACCCAAAAACTTCTTGAAATAAAAACTATCAATCTACCTATGTAAAAAGTTATCTTATAATTATAATGGTGTTTTGATATGGCACCGACCCCCAACTATTCATaaaaactaccgaaaaactaagcattacatatactttgcatttggataaaatgaacaaattgatatgaaaaattgcgaaaaaacAGACTTGTATGTTGCCTCGGCTTCACGTAGGGCGATTTTGTCGCCTTCAGACTTCGAGAGGAAGAAGTGTTGTCGTGCTTTCCTCAGTAAATTACGGAGACAACGCAGCTCGGAAGTCCACCACGGTTTGCTGGAAGGTGAGTTAATCGTACGTCGTTTGCGCGGGACCAAAGCGTCACAAATTTCGAGAAGCTTGTTGTAAAACGCTGCAGACAATTCGTCGACCGTACCGGTTTGCTCGAGAATACTCCAGTCAACGTTGAAGTCATACTCCACTCTGTCAGCATCGTCATCGAGTGTGGCTGGAATACTAACACTCACGTCGAGAAGTAAAATGAATGGCGCATGGTGGTTGTCAATGGGTAATAGTGGGGCGGGAGGTTGAACTAGATCCAGTAGCTCTGGCAGACTTACGAAAACAAGATCAAGGAGTCGATTGTTGATGTTCTCGAAATTGTTCACTTGTCGCAGGCCTGTAGCGAAAAGGGTTTCAATGAGAGATTTCTCTTGTTCCGAAGAAGCATTCGAGGGAATGTATCCGTTCAGCTCGTCGTCCATCTGCCATCGCAAATTTGGGAGGTTGAAGTCCCCCACGGAGAGAACAATATCATCTGCTGAAACACTGTTTACGAGGCCCTGTACTGCATTTGCGTGGGCAGAATATCGGTCGGCGGACGAGTTAGGAGCGAGGAGTAGAGTGAGCGATTGTCCAACTTCATTCGAACCGCAACCTGCTCTAATTGATCGCAATCCGACAGTGggaacatttcacaacgaagaTGATGCTTAACGGCAATCAGCACGCCACCACCACGTGCATGCTGACTGTTTACTCTACTGCGGTCGCAACGGAAGAACGTGTAGTcgggagaaatttctgtacTATCTATGTCATCACGGAGCCAGGTTTCAGTGAAAACAAGCACGTCATAATCACAACTAGACAGTATCAAACGGAGACGAGAAATCTTGGTGCGCATTCCTCGTACGTTTTGGTAGTATACTGCTATGCTGGATCTCGGTGAAATGTCGCTCGATGGTGGTGTGCTTGGAGCGTGACGATCAATGCGTTGAGCTTGGCTGCTGGAATCAGTAGAAATTACTGGGAGGTAGTTGTTCTCGATGCTAGAATACTTGCCTGCGAGGACGGGTTGGGAGACCCCCTCTTCGATTTCGTACGCAGGACCGGGATGGCTGCAGGACGCTGGCAGGAGAGGCTCGACTGCGACGAAGGAATTGGGGTCTCCCATAAGGCTTGCAGGCATGCATCCCGGGGACGACGATGGAAGCGTTGATTGAGATGAAAGTTGGGCTAATGATGGTTGGCTTGATGTCAGAGATCTGATGCTGTCGATTGTTGAGGTTACGATACACTTTGATGAGTTACTGCCATAACCAATGTGAGGTAGACTGCCAAAGGTGGTGCGAATTACTGACGGAGAAGTGTTTTTAACGTGATTGTACTTGCCTGCGAGAACGGGTTGGAAGGGAGTATCCACATTCGTACGCAGGACCGGGATGGCTGCTGGACGCTGGCAGGAGTGGCTCGACTGCGACGAAGGGATTGGGAGCTTCTATGAGGCTTGCAGGCGCGCATCCCGGGGATTGAAGTTGTGCTGAAGAAAATTTGCTCAATGATGATGAAACGTTGCAACCTTTCGAAGAAGTTCTAAGTTCGTTCGTTGATGAagaaatatttcgccaattcgaGGAAAATTCGATCCATTCAGAAGACGGATTGGGGGCAGTGTGCGTAGGGCTGTCAAAAGTGGTGCAAATTACTGGACGAGAAGCGTTTTTAGGATGGGAGTACTTGCCTGCTGGAGCGAGTTGGGAGACCTCTTCTCCACACTCATACGCAGGGCCGGGATGACTGCTGGACGCTGGCAGGAGTGGCTCGACTGCGACGAGGGGATTGAGGGCTCCCATAAGGCTTGCAGGCGTGCATCCCGGAGCTGAAGATGACGAGTGTTGACTTGATGAATCTAGCTCAGATCCATTACGGGGGTGGCAGGTGATGAAGCAGCTTGAGGAGTTAACAGTGAAGGCGTTGTCGTCAGCGGGAACCGAAATTTTGGGGCTCCGTAGTCTTCAAATTCTCGAAACAGTAGTCCCTCTGGCCATGTCTCAGGATCAAGCGCAATTTGTTGTAAGGAAGGATCCAAACCAATTTTAAACGAGACGAAGGAAAGAGATTCGATTGTTCTTCCCTTCGGTACAAGCTTGACGATGGGTGGATCTGCGTCAATATTGAGGTTTGCTTTAACCATGGCACTCACAGCTTCCACAGTGACGTCAGGGCGAATCTTTGAGAGGTACAACCAAAACCGTTGAATATCTTCTTTCTTGCAGATAGGGATCGATGGGTCATTTTCTTGAGGTTTTTTACTGCCTACTTGACAGGTTTCAGATGCACGTGCCACAGGCTCGGCCATGCGTGGGCGCTTTGAACCTCTTCGTTGGTTAATAATAGGCCATTGTACACTTGAAGCTGGAGTCGAACCCGGGTGGGGCTTTGAATTCAGTTGTTTTATTTCCGTGCGAAGCTCAGTTATTGCAGACGTCAGAGATGCAAGAGGTGAAGTCTCATCGGCTTGGCACGAAATGGCACGGAAGTGGGAATTCTCAAACAGGTCGGCACATTTGTCGCTCATCCAGAAAAGATTCTTCTTGTGCGTCGTGAAATACGATAACATCGCTCTTGTAGCACCCGAGCATTCGTTAATGTGGAACGTAGCACCACAATAACCACGGCAAACTACAAATTCAATGCCATTTATGGCCTTCGCGCATTTTCCACAATTTTTAACCATCTTGACAACTCGTTTAGATCGCCAATAAGCCGGTTTACTTTTTCCAAATGTAGATGGCGCGTATGTGTGGAAACGCTGCTCAAATGTACAATTGTCACGAAAGTGGAATAAGAGTACAGCGGGTTGTAGCTATTGTTGAAATAATGAAACACTATACGGTAGATTTTTCGCAATATTCACGCTGACCACTCGAAAACCTCGATAACACAGCGGTACACAAAACGATAATCACAAGAGCAACacaaaaagtgactaaaaaagatcgattttaccCGATTAAAAACGCAAGTAATTGCCGGTATGAAACGTAAACAGATCAGTGCGAATTAAGGGTATAATATCATATTGCTCTGTTGTTTACTTATTAAAACATTTAAATTATGTGAAtctgttttgtttttctttgcattcttttcgaattttgaatataatttttgaCGGAAGGCGTCTAAAGTcagtattttaacaaaaatggtatttttttctcaatctgATTGCAGTGAATTCTGCTGTCAAATTTCAAGGT includes:
- the LOC5572656 gene encoding pancreatic triacylglycerol lipase → MRLPGVASALSCAPAAIVIGLICLTLGLFVEPIQAQNQQDTSNVFNTSSCLEKPYRCPHPRIKFYLYTKRTQQNPELIDVLDQESLYNTHWNPKHPVKIVIHGFGGGRNLSPSPDMRKAYFIRGNYNIIIVDYGSAVTEPCLSQIEWAPRFGSLCVSQLVKYLAKHPRGVPPDSMHLIGYSVGAHIAGLVANYLTPEEGKLGRITGLDPTIFFYAGTNNSRDLDTSDAHFVDIIHTGAGILGQWSASGHADFYVNGGTSQPGCASTTIFQTLACDHTKVTPYFIESINSERGFWAGPCSTLVSYLLGWCEPKDSDYVLMGEHVSHRARGVYYVTTNAKPPYARGFPGKNRRTAKNSEYSGVRRRK